The Dyadobacter sp. 676 DNA window TTATAGGTGCCGATACTCTGTTTTGTAAGTTTATTTTTTTAATAATCAAAAATTTTAAAAATAAACTTTGGTCATTGTCGGTTTTGTAGCCTTTTTATTCCGAATAGAGGGTTGCTGAAAGTGCCTTCCGGAACAATTCGCCGGAAGGCACTTTTTACTACTCGTCTACTTTAATCTACATCCCACCATATTGGGGTGGCTGCACTGTCCTTTCCACCGAGGTGTGCCGCTACGGCTGCTTTTACGGCATCACCGCTGGAATTGGTCACAGCCGACGGATAAGTCAATCGTTTGATAAAGGTTCCGGCCGGAAGATCAGGGTTTTTCGTCACCGCTACCGGATAAAGTTTGGGATAACCCGTCCTTCTGAATTCCGACCACGCTTCGGTACCCTCGGGATAGAGCGCTATCCATTTTTGGGTAATGATTTTTTCCAGTTTGGTCTCAAAGTTATCCGTCTCGCTCCATTTAACGGTTACCTTAGTTTGTGCAGGGAGATTGTTGGCTGTGTTTTTCGGATCGACATAGGCAATCTGCGTCCCGGTACTCAAAAGGTACTCGTCTACACCGCCTGCCCCATTAGCTTTGAAGGACGCGCGAATGCCGTCTTCATAGAATTTCTGAGCCGTACCGCCCATATTCCATCCGCGCAAGGCGCCTTCCGCTTTCAGGAAATAGCTTTCCGCAACGTCCACTTGTTTTACCGGCGACGTCGTGGATACATTTGGGAGGGAATAGAACTGATAACGGCTTTTTTCAGGCCTGTCCGAACCGGCACGAATACCCTTGATCTTCCCACTCGCGACTGGGTCGGTTGCAGGCACGGCGTAGAGCCGGAAGGCGCGGATCGCTGAAACCTGTTAGGAAGGTTTCGACCGTCGCTGACAAGCGGGTATCAGACCAGGCATTGGCCATGGTATAGTAGGGGTTGGTAGTGGTAGGTGTTACCGAGAACCCAATGTCGGTGAGCAGACCGCCGTTTTCCGCTGCTACCGCTTTTTCGCCTTCCGTTTTTGCCAGATCCGGTTTAACCTTTGAAATCCGGATGGCAAGGCGAAGACGCAATGTGTTCGCCAGTTTGATCCAGTTGGTATATTCGCCAAGGAGCGAGGACTTGTCCCATTTCGCAAAACGCGTCTTGTCCGCATTCGGGTTGGCTGCTTCTGCCGCTTTGAGAGCGGTTACGGCTTTGTCGAGCTCGGCAAAGAATGCTGTATAAGCTTCCTCTTCTGAATCGAAGGCGACTTGCGCGGCAGTACCGTACTTGGTGTAAGGGTATGGTCCAAATGTATCCACGAGGCGGTGTGCCGCAGCTACTTTAATAATCAACGCAATTGCATATAAATCGGGATATTTGGTTTCATAACCCTTTTTCCACATTTGCAGCCATTGGTCCATCACGTTCTGGGTCGAGGTGTTCCAGGCGGTGTTATTCCAGCCGTCAACCATGAAATAGGTGGTCGTGTTTTCGTTGTTAAGGAATGGCGTAGGCGTTTCCAGGTAACCGGCATAAGATTCGGCTTGCAGGTTCTGTTGGGTTTGCACCGCGGTAGTGGTAGCCACGATGCGGTTCATCATCAGGGGAAGCAAGATGCCTCCTTCGTTGGCATCCTGAACGAGTTGCTCGTCGGTAATGAGCTTTTCATCCTGGTTCAGCGTTTGCATGTAATCTGTACAAGACGAGACAGAAAGCAGGCATCCCAGGGCCAGTACGCTGTATTTGTATTTTTCTATAAAGAATTTCATGAGAACGATAGTTATTAGAAGGTTGCACGAACAGTTACACCATAAGAACGGGTAGCAGGAATGCTGAACCCTTCAATTCCCTGCATGGCGTTGGCGGTAGTAATGCTGACTTCGGGATCGAAGGGCGCATCTTTATAGAAGAAAAAGAGGTTTCTGCTGATGAATGAAACGCTGATGTCCTTGATCGCTTTGGAAACTTTCGGAAATGTGTAGCCGAGTGCGAGTTCGCGCA harbors:
- a CDS encoding SusD/RagB family nutrient-binding outer membrane lipoprotein — its product is MPATDPVASGKIKGIRAGSDRPEKSRYQFYSLPNVSTTSPVKQVDVAESYFLKAEGALRGWNMGGTAQKFYEDGIRASFKANGAGGVDEYLLSTGTQIAYVDPKNTANNLPAQTKVTVKWSETDNFETKLEKIITQKWIALYPEGTEAWSEFRRTGYPKLYPVAVTKNPDLPAGTFIKRLTYPSAVTNSSGDAVKAAVAAHLGGKDSAATPIWWDVD
- a CDS encoding SusD/RagB family nutrient-binding outer membrane lipoprotein, with amino-acid sequence MKFFIEKYKYSVLALGCLLSVSSCTDYMQTLNQDEKLITDEQLVQDANEGGILLPLMMNRIVATTTAVQTQQNLQAESYAGYLETPTPFLNNENTTTYFMVDGWNNTAWNTSTQNVMDQWLQMWKKGYETKYPDLYAIALIIKVAAAHRLVDTFGPYPYTKYGTAAQVAFDSEEEAYTAFFAELDKAVTALKAAEAANPNADKTRFAKWDKSSLLGEYTNWIKLANTLRLRLAIRISKVKPDLAKTEGEKAVAAENGGLLTDIGFSVTPTTTNPYYTMANAWSDTRLSATVETFLTGFSDPRLPALRRACNRPSREWEDQGYSCRFGQA